The genomic window atttccctctcccatttccctctattttccctctcccttttcccctctcccttttccctctctctttcccctctcccatttccctctatttccctctccttttccctctcccttttccctctccctttttcctctcccttttccctctcccttttccctcccccttttccctctcccttttccctctcccttttccctctccattttccttctcttttccctctcccttttccctctgattttccctcccccttttccctctcccttttccctctccctttcctctccccctttcccctctccttttccctctcccttttccctctcccttttccctctccctttcctctcccactCCATTTTTCCGTGCTGCCTCACGGGCTGTAATTAAGAACCTCCTCTCCCGTCTGTGGAAGCTGAGGAAAGCCCCTTTCGTCCTCTCTCCcctttataattttatttttcccccctccccactccTCCCCGCAGCACATAAAGGGATGACAGCGCTCCCAGCCAGGCTCTTTTGCATTTCTGAGTTCGTTCTGTTAATTGGAAGGAGGGTTAAGAATCTGCAAGGTCGTTTCAATCTCCATCTGACCTTCAGAGTAATCCTCTATGCCAACACCAGAGCTTGTCATTAAAATGAGGCCCCTCTTCCATATCCCGCCATCCCTTTATTCTCTCCTCGTGCACATTAATTGCTCATAAGTTGATTTGATCTCCCTATTCTGCAAGAAGTAAATTGCCCTCTTATTTCGCCATTTTCATCCTGTTTTCTTAATTAGGCCCTTAAAAATCTCTAGGGCCTGAGCCGGGCCGCAGGCCTCATCCTGGGAATAAATTTTGATCTCGGGCTGATAAAGAGCGAGCAAAGCCCGAGCTGGAACAATGTCACTGCTGCCCTCCCTCCCGCACGCTATTCTCCTGACATGAAAAGGCTATCAGTTTTTCTCTGTGCTAATATAGGAAATAATTCACACTCCAGGCGTTGTTCTCTATTTAGTGTTCACGCTCCCCTGATAAATCaaatcagggatttttttttaatttttttttttttttttcctctctaaagTGTCTGGAACCAGTTGCTCCTTCTCCCCCGCCCTCAGCACCTTCAGCCTCCTCTcgttttttcttcccctccttctcTTTTTAATGAAGTTTCCAAGATAAACCCCTGTGATTTTCCAGACTGGGAAGTCTAATTTAAGGTggattttcttgcttttttccccctcctgtgTGTGTTTAACAGCAGCACCGAGGGGATTGGGAAGCTGGCATgtggctgaggggctgcagatGTGACTTGTGGCGAGTTTTTCCAGGCACAGGCTCAGTAGGACACtttaaaagtagattttttttttttttccctcgcACTGGGCAGGAGAATCCCCCAAACTTGCCTGGCCCAAGGGCCCCAACACCCAGAGGATGCTGCTGATCCAACCTCCAGGACAAAGAAGAAGCTGCCACGCTCCAGGATgttgtaaataaatatatttttaatgattcTTCTTCCATTCCAGTTCATtcttttatacatttatttataaaacagtagtaaaattttttaatcagagcacagtgcattaaaaaaaaaaaaaaaaaaaccaaacaaaactcccaaaaaaagattaaaaaaaatagtaattataATCCACAACTGTTTACTCACAGCCAGGGGAGACATCTCGTGCTGAGCGGTGCCTGGCCTTGCCTGTGGGCACCCTAAAGCCACAATAATCCCAATTTCCTGTGGGATTTCGTGGCGTGGAGAACCCACCCAGCCCCTTGGGAGGGCACAGACCCATGGCTGTCCCACGCCCCCgggtccccagcacccaggggtgaCCCTGGTGGGGACAATTCTCCTGGCAGGCACTGATGGCAGCACACAAAGGGTGCCAAGGCCTCATGAacacccccagagctgcagcgCGGAGCCCCCTCAGCTCCGACATCTcctggatccttctcttctccaggtgggCACCTGGagcccctctcctgccaccCAGGGTCCCCTCCTGCTCCAactcctccttcctcttcctccccacctTCTGCACCTCCCCGCACCCTCACATCCCACCAGCCCCTCTGTGGGGCTGCCCCCCAActtcccaccccaaatctgccACCGCGGGGCACCTCTGTCCCCCCAGCTTGGGAGGGGACAACCACCAAGGGGTCCCCTGTGCTCTCCAGCCTCGTTTCTCTCCTTTAATAACCCCACAGGGGATTTTCCCTCCTGtcttcccatttccctgcagctggagtggggaggcaggagctgggagcacgAAGCAGCTCCCCAGTACAGAGCTCTGCAACCAACTGGTGAGACTGGGAAGGGAAAACCACTGAGCTCTGCAACCAACTGGTGAGACTGGGAAGAGAAAACCACCAAACTCTGCAACCAACTGGTGAGACTGGGAAGAGACAACCACCGAGCTCTGCAACCAACTGGTGAGACTGGGAAGAGAAAACCACCCCCCAGttcccagctgggcagtgggcaTGAACCATTCCCTGCAGCTTCATGCCCATGTTGGGGCAGGACTTGGAAGAAATATCCCCAAAAGCAGAAGTGTGAAACCCTTTTATCCTGCCAGGGAAGAGCTGGGGGTGTCACGGggcacagagacactgcaggGACATCTCGGGGGCACTCAGGGGCACCTGGCAGCCTTGCccggaggttttggggtggtggAGCATCGAACCCCCCCATCCCAGGCGTTGTGGAGACCTTCCACATCCACCTGCAGACAACACCCCCTTAATGAACAGGCGCTAATTAACCCCTTGTCACCCTCCTGTGACCCCAGAGGCAGCGGGGAAGGAGGAACTGGCTGGACTGGGAAGCATCCAGGGGCTGGGAAGGCTCGTGGGGGATGAAGGATCCCAGGGAAGGCGAGGAGACACCAAACAGGAGGACACCAAGCTCGCAGCATCGTCCCGGGGGCTCCGGGGAAAGGGGCTGAGGCCAGGAGGCCTCTGCTGAAAGGCAAAGCAGCCCAGACACCGCTGCCAGGCTGTGGGGtctgcagagaggctgtgggatctgtggggtctgcagagaggctgtgggatctgcagagaggctgagggatctgcagccaggctgtgggatctgcagagaggctgtggggtctgcagagaggctgtgagATCTGTGGGATCTGCAGAGAGGCTGCGGGATCTGCAGAGAGGCTCTGGGAtctgcagccaggctctgggaTCTGTAGGATCTGCAGTCAGgctgtgggatctgtgggatctgtgggatctgtgggatctgcagccaggctctgggatctgtgggatctgcagagaggctgtgggatctgtgggatctgCAGTCAGGCTGTAGGAtctgtgggatctgtgggatctgtgggatctgtgggatctgtgggatctgcagagaggctgtgggatctgcagccaggctgtgggatctgtgggatctgcagagaggctgtgggatctgcagccaggctctgtGATCcgcagccaggctgtgggatctgtgggatctgcagccaggctctgggatctgtgggatctgcagccaggctctgggatctgtgggatctgtgggatctgtgggatctgtgggatctgtgggatctgtgggacctgcagccaggccagcGCCACGGCAAAGCCAGGAAGGTCCGTTCCCCTCCTGGCGAAAAGAAGCTGCGAAAGACACGGCGGCGCCCAGCCGAGCCCCGGTTGCATAGAGAAAGGTGCTCCTGGGGAGATCCAGTGCGTGGTGGGACGGgctcctcctgccaggagcacCCTGGGGCTCACCCAGCcaaagctggagctgcagcccccgcCCTGGCAGCCCCCCATCACAGCATGTCCGTGTCCTCCATGCTGAAGCTGCTGCGGCGGCTGCTGGCCTTGGAGGCCTCCGGGGACATGGCCGAGAACAAGGGGTCAGAGGCCAGGGGCAGCATCGTGTCCTGCATCAgcatcaagtccagctccttcTTGGATAGGGATGGGAAGGAAGCGCTGTCCGGGAAGCCCTGGGAGCCATCATCGAAGCTCAGGCTGTGGGTAAAGTCCAGCTGGTGATAGGGAGACTGGGGCGGCGCGGGCAGCGCCGGCTGCGGCTGCGAGTCGGGGTCCGGGGGTGGCAGCAGCGGCTCCAGGGTCCCCTCGTCCCCGCTGGCTTCTTGCTTCACCACCTGCTGAGCCAGCTCGGCCACGTTGACGCCCGAGGGCGAGGAGGTGGGCAGCCCGTGCACGCGTGCCTgcatctccagctcctgccaaggggacacagaggggctTTGGTGGGGGTGGCACGCTTGGGGACACATATGGAGGTGGAACAGACTGAGAAGCCCTCAGGGAAGGAGCCCCTGGAAGATCCGTGGTGATCCATGCCAGCTCAGTGAGCCTCACACATCGGGTTTGTCACGAGACTTCGCTCCTGGTGACTTCCCAGCCAAAAAACAGCAGGAGATGCCCTGGCCGTGCCCTCAGTGGGGCAGGAGTGAggggctggtggggctgggctggggcagaggcGGGGGAGAGCCCAGGGAAGCTCACCTGGATgcggagcagcagctgcttgttTGCCATCTCCAGGCGCCGTGAGTGATTCTCCAGGTCCCGGGACCTCTGCAGGTCCTTCTGCATCCTCTTGATGTAGTCCACGGACGCCTTCAGGATCGTCCCTTTGTTCCAGCGCACGTCCCTGTCACCCAGGATGGAAAAAGGGATGGAGCTGGGTGCCAGCAGTGCGGCCCCTCACCGCTGCTGCACCCCAAGAGCCCCCGGTGACCCCGGGATCAGAGCCGCGGGTACGCACAGGTCGTTGGCTTTGGGGatcagcattcccagctccttgATGCGGTCGTTGATGTTGAACCTTCGCCGCCTCTCGACTGCGGGTGAGAGGAGAGGGATGGAAgtcaggaggcagcaggagcagggaaggctccGTGTCCCTTCCACGTGTCCTTCGTGCCCCTCGTGTCCCACACCCCCATGTCGTGCCCGGGGTGAGGAAGCTCAGGAGACaaccctgccccatccctggcccAGCAGGTCTGATCTCCTCCCCAGGAGGACAGCGGGGTGGCTTTCCTGAGGGCCAGCTGAGGTGGGAAGGGGGAATGAGGAGGAAGAGTGATGGGGAAAGGCTGTGGGgtcaggagagggaaaggaggagctgaACTCACTCAGGTTGTGATTGTCTTTCTTCTGGCGCTCTTTGGCCAGGGCTCGGCTCTCGGCATCTGCAAGAGACCCACGGTGTCACCCGGAGGGGACAAGGGTTGGCACTGGAGCCCTGCACCcccatggggacagggcagccCCATTTTTGTCACTCGCTCTGGGGCCAGGACACACCTGTGAGTTCTCTCTTCTGGGTGAGGTCGgcggggcaggagctgctggtgacaCCAACGAGTGACGCCGTCACCTGCGGGTCCCCACTGTAGACATTCATGTGGCTGCTGGACATGGgcagctggaaagcagaggGACAGCTGGGTTAGCTCCACGCAGGGCTGGGCACGGGGCTCACACCCAGCTGGGTTAGCTccacacagggctgggcaccggGCTCACACCCAGCTGGGTTAACTccactcagggctgggcactgggcaggTGGAATCGTCTTCCCAGGTCCTTAAAGCAGCTTtcaccagagcagagaagaaaactTCAAGAGGGCTTTAAAGGGCACAGCTGATCCCCTACCATGGCCAACATCTAAAACAGGGCAGGAGAATCACatctgggaagggctgggcgGGATGGACCCCACTGGGAGGCATGAGCTGCCACACGGATCCGACTGCTCCAAGCTCCTGGCAGGGAAACCTCCCCTGGCTCTCATCTCTCCACCCTTGTTCCCTCCCCATGCCTCTCTCCCACCTCTCCagttttttcaaagcattccCAACTGTCctcaagggggaaaaaaagctggaGAACTGATTCTTGTGGGTGTTGGTGTCTCCAGGGACAAGGCTGGCTTGGGCTGCCACCAGGTCCCCTCCATGCcacctctgcagctgcagggacactgTGCCACCCCCAGGTCCAGCCCCTCCCCGTCACCCTCCACTCACCGTGTTGGGCATGTGAACTTCGGGGTTCATGTAGCCCAAAACATCATCCAGGCGCATGATGTCATCGATGACCTCATCGaactgaaaaggagaaaaggacaaAGCGCCCGTGggctcctctgccctgcccagcaccctgCGTGTGCCCAGTGGCAGCTGCTCACCTCCCGCTCGGGGTTGGAGCCGATGTTGAGCATGGCCATGGGGCTGTTGGGAGCGCTGTTGCCCGCCGAGGAGGACAGGACGTGGCCGGGCCGGACGCCGCCGGGGGACGCGGCAGCCGGGGGCGGTTTGGGAGAGTGGCTGGCGGGGCTGACGTGGGCGGCGAACTTGTTCCCGTAGGTTTCGGAGAGATACGCCTGCACCTTCTTGTCCCGAGACTTCTGCAGGTGGTAGGTGGTGGGGTTCTCCAGGTAGGACTGGACCTGCGGGGACAAAACCCGTCAGGGACACCCGTGGGTTGTCCTGGAGCCGCGCAGGGGGACGCCGCGGTACCTTGAGGACTTCTCCGGGTACGGGCGGTGGGGACTGGAAGTGGACGGGGGTGTTGATGGCGGGGCTGGAGGCCACGGGCATGCGCTGCTGCTGCATGTAGCTCATCATCATCTGCTGCTGCACGCGCTCCCGCTCCGCTTCCTGCTGCGCCTGCTGCTTCATCAGCTCCATCCGCAGCCCGATGCGCGACGCCATGGTGGCACCGGGGGCTGGCGGCCACCGGCACGCACGGCACGAGGGTCACCCTGGCGGGAGGACACGGCACCTCAGCGACGGCCTGGAcagcagggaaactgaggcacagcagggaaactgaggcacggagagggaaactgaggcacggagagggaaactgaggcacggagagggaaactgaggcacggagaGAGAAACTGAGGTAcagcagggaaactgaggcacagagagggaaactgaggcccggagagggaaactgaggtATGGAGAGTGACACTGAGGCAcggagagggaaactgaggcatggagagggaaactgaggcacggagagggaaactgaggcacggagagggaaactgaggcacagagagggaaactgaggcccggagagggaaactgaggcacggagagggaaactgaggcacggagagggaaactgaggcatggagagggaaactgaggcacagcagggaaactgaggcacagcagggaaactgaggcgcggagagggaaactgaggcacggagagggaaactgaggcacggagagagaaactgaggcacagcagggaaactgaggcacggagagggaaactgaggcatggagagggaaactgaggcacggagagggaaactgaggcacggagagggaaactgaggtATGGAGAGGAAACTGAGGTACGGCAGGGAAACTGAGGTAtggagagggaaactgaggtATGGAGAGGGAAATTGAGGCATGGAGAGGGAAATTGAGGCATGGAGAGGGAAATTGAGGCAcggagagggaaactgaggcactgagagagaaactgaggcacggagagagaaactgaggcacagcagggaaactgaggcacggagagggaaactgaggcatggagagggaaactgaggcacggagagggaaactgaggcacggagagggaaactgaggcacggagaGGGAAACTAAGGCAcggagagggaaactgaggtacagagagggaaactgaggcacggagagggaaactgaggcatggagagggaaactgaggtacagagagggaaactgaggcacggagaAGGAAACTGAAACAcggagagggaaactgaggcacggagagggaaactgaggcacggagagggaaactgaggcacagagagggaaactgaggcacagagagggaaactgaggcacagagagagaaactgaggcacagcagggaaactgaggcacagcagggaaactgaggcacggagagggaaactgaggcacggagagggaaactgaggcacagagagggaaactgaggcacagcagggaaactgaggcatggagagggaaactgaggcacggagagggaaactgaggcgTGGAGAAGGAAACTGAGAAAGTCAAAAGCACCCCCAGGAAGCTCTAGAGAAGGCAAACTCtcgaggatgaggatgaggatgaggatgaggatgaggatgaggatgaggatgggtAAGGGGGGCCAGAACTGGGATTGACAAGGAGAGGAGGGAAATTAAGGCATGGCAGGAGGGGAACCCCAATGGAGCACCGCGCACTCACCCCGGAGCCACTTCCCCAACATGGCAGAAGCCAGAGCGAGCCCGGGAGcgaaagggaaagggaaagcgagggcagggcagggagaaaaGGCCCGGCGGGTGCCAGGAGCCAGGGGCAGCTCGAAGCAAAGCCCGGCCGGGCGCGGGGCGAACAAGGCGGGCTCTGTGCGGGACCCGCACGCGAGCGCGGGCACGGGGGGCACCGCGCCCGGCACAGACCGGCCCTTGTTCCCCGGGACAAAGGGGACGGCGGAGGGTGGGGGATGCCGGGGCTTGGGGAGCCGCCCCGGCCACCGGGGCTTTCCACGGGGCTGGTTTCCCACGCGGGGGATGCAGGAGGTGCTGTGGGGGTCCGGAGTGCGGCAGCATCAGCACCCCGTGCATCCTCACAGCAGCATCAGCACCCCGTGCATCCTCACAGCATCACCCTGTGCACCCTCACAGCATCACCCCGTGCATCCTCACAGcagcatcatcatcatcctgtGCATCCTCACAGCATCATCCTGTGCATCCTCACTGCATCACCCTGTGCATCCTCACAGCATCACCCCGTGCATCCTCACAGCATCATCACCCTGTGAATCCTCACATGATCACCCTGTGCATCCTCACAGCATCATCATCACCCCGTGCATCCtcacagcagcatcacctcACAGCAGCATCACCCCATGCATCCTCAcagcatcatcatcatcaccctGTGCATCCTCACAGCATCACCCTGTGCACCCTCACAGCAGCATCACCCTGTGCATCCTCACAGCATCACCCCGTGCATCCTCAcagcatcatcatcatcctgtGCATCCTCACAGCATCACCCTGTGCATCCTCGAAGGAAAAGCTGTGAGGGGAACGGGCAGGGAGGGGAAATTGGAGATTTCTGGAGGGTTTTGCTGTTTAAACACGAGGCCTCAGCAGTCACCCGGAGCCGGTGCCGCGTTACCCGGAGGGGAAATGAAATCAAGGCAGCGGCGACGCGCTGACACAGCCCGAGAGCAGCTATGGAGCGCCAGGGGAAGGGAATTAATCAGCCACGGGGGCCTGGCCCAAGGGGGATgggagcctggagctggggaCAGCGACCCACGGGACATTCCTTGAGGGGAACATCGTGGAGGAGGGCACGGGGATGAGAAATGGACCCTGGAAAAGagcccagggagagcccccggaGGATGCAACAAGGCTGAACGACAGGGAAACCCACAGCTGATGCCCACGGGGGATGTACAACCCCAAAACAAGGCTGAACAACGGGGGGAACCCACAGCTGATCCCTACGAGGGATGTACAACCCCAAAACAAGGCCGAAACCCACGGCTGATCCCTACGAGGGGTGTACAACCCCAAACCAAGGCTGAACGATGGGGGAACCCACAGCTGATCCCTACAGGGGATGTACAACCCCAAAACAAGGCTGAACGATGGGGGAAACCCACGGCTGATCCCTACAAGGGATGTACAACCCCAAACCAAGGCCGAAACCCACGGCTGATCCCTACAGGGGATGTACAACCCCAAACCAGGGCTGAACAATGGGGGAAACCCACGGCTGATGCCCACGGGGGATGTACAACCCCAGACATGAAGGGAAGGGCGAGGGAGAAGGGCTGGCACCCGTGGGTGTCACGGGAAGGGTGCCACGGCACTGCCACCCACAACACAGCACCCTGCTGGCCCCCCGGCCACCACCCAGCCCGGCtgcaggaccccccaaaaaacggGGCTGGGAGAGCCAAAAGCTCCCGAGAAGAGCTgcagaggatgaggatgaggatggggaagggTGGCCAGGGCTTGGCTCGGTGAGGAGAGGGGATGAAATCAGGTCAGGTTTAAAATAACCCCTTTGGTTCTGCTTGgcttcccccccagcccccaaaaCGCCGAGCAGCTTCTGCTTTCGCTCTGAGTCAGCCCCGGCAGGAGGGCGGagtgggacaggatggggacacggggatggggacacggggcccacgtcccaccctggggacacggggcccacgtcccaccctggggacacggggcccACGTCCCACCCTGGGGACAACAGGACCCACGTCCCACCCCGGGGACACGGGGCCCACgtcccaccctggggacacagggccctTATCCCACCCCGGGGACACGGGGCCCACGTCCCACCCCGGGGACACGGGGCCCACgtcccaccctggggacacgaGGCCCACGTCCcaccttggggacacggggcccacgtcccaccctggggacacggggcccacgtcccaccctggggacacggggcccACATCCCACCCCGGGGACACGGGGCCCACgtcccaccctggggacacgaGGCCCACGTCCcaccttggggacacggggcccacgtcccaccctggggacacggggcccacgtcccaccctggggacacggggcccACATCCCACCCCGGGGACACGGGGCCCACgtcccaccctggggacacggggcccACATCCCACCCCGGGGACACAGGGCCCACgtcccaccctggggacacatCCCAGCCCCCCCTGATCCATGGGGACAGCCAGATGAGCTCCAGCCTGTCATTCCTGCGAGGGCACCCCGTGCTTTTCCCACTGAACCAGAGCCATCCCAGCACCAGTGGGAGCCCCAGACTGGTTCTTACTGGGAGAGCCCAAGCCAGCCTTGTCCATAGAGGCTGCAACACCCACAAAAAATCAATTCTCCAGCTTTTTCCACCCCTTTGAGGACAGTTGGGAAAAGCTGGAGGGGcaggaaagaggaagggaatGAAGGTGGACTCCAGGGAGGTCTGGAGGGGGAGAGGAACAGTTgggaaggggatggaggggtggaaaatcagggaaaatccGGATGATCCCAGAGCTGACTGCGCTTTTCCAGCCATGAGGAGCGCAggacaggggctgtgcaggatgcagcagcacccccagccccagggaacaCCAGGGAATGCCAGGGAACACCAGGGAATGTCAGGGAACACCAGGGAATGTCAGGGAACGCCAGGGAATGACAGGGAATGCCAGGGAATGACAGGGAATGCCAGGGAACGCCAGGGAATGCCAGGGAACGACAGGAAACACCAGGGAACT from Taeniopygia guttata chromosome 26, bTaeGut7.mat, whole genome shotgun sequence includes these protein-coding regions:
- the TFEB gene encoding transcription factor EB, with the translated sequence MASRIGLRMELMKQQAQQEAERERVQQQMMMSYMQQQRMPVASSPAINTPVHFQSPPPVPGEVLKVQSYLENPTTYHLQKSRDKKVQAYLSETYGNKFAAHVSPASHSPKPPPAAASPGGVRPGHVLSSSAGNSAPNSPMAMLNIGSNPEREFDEVIDDIMRLDDVLGYMNPEVHMPNTLPMSSSHMNVYSGDPQVTASLVGVTSSSCPADLTQKRELTDAESRALAKERQKKDNHNLIERRRRFNINDRIKELGMLIPKANDLDVRWNKGTILKASVDYIKRMQKDLQRSRDLENHSRRLEMANKQLLLRIQELEMQARVHGLPTSSPSGVNVAELAQQVVKQEASGDEGTLEPLLPPPDPDSQPQPALPAPPQSPYHQLDFTHSLSFDDGSQGFPDSASFPSLSKKELDLMLMQDTMLPLASDPLFSAMSPEASKASSRRSSFSMEDTDML